The following proteins are encoded in a genomic region of Brachypodium distachyon strain Bd21 chromosome 1, Brachypodium_distachyon_v3.0, whole genome shotgun sequence:
- the LOC100824432 gene encoding serine/threonine-protein kinase BSK1-2 produces MGCCRSSLRDGTHPEKPTEKAAGAQPNWPSFSVNPHQAAAPSSEAAAGGRGGEVAAFKEYSLAELSAATGGFARENIVSESGEKAPNFVYKGRLRSTRRAIAVKKFTKMAWPDSKQFAEEARGVGKLRHRRLANLIGYCCDGDERLLVAEFMPNDTLAKHLFHWENQTIEWAMRLRVSYHIAEALDYCCNEGRPLYHDLNAYRVLFDKNGDPRLSCFGLMKNSRDGKSYSTNLAYTPPEYLRNGRVTPDSVIFSFGTVLIDLLSGKRIPPSHALDMIRGNNIQLLMDSHLEGNYSTQEATALVDLASQCLQYEPRDRPDTKKLVTVLEPLETKSEAPSYEMLGIPKHEEEAAPPQRPPSAMAEACSRMDLTAIQQILVATHYRDDEGTNELSFQEWTQQMRDMLDARKRGDLAFRDKDFTAAIECYTKFVDVGTMVSPTVYARRSLCHLMCDQPDAALRDAMQAQCVYPDWPTAFYMQAVALSKLNMQSDAKDMLKEASELEEKKQNNSRGP; encoded by the exons ATGGGTTGCTGCCGCTCGTCGCTGCGGGATGGGACCCACCCGGAGAAGCCGACGGAGAAGGCGGCCGGGGCGCAGCCGAACTGGCCGTCCTTCTCTGTGAACCCGCACCAGgccgcggcgccgtcgtccgaggcggcggccgggggaagaggaggagaggtggCGGCGTTCAAGGAGTACTCCCTGGCGGAGCTGAGCGCGGCCACGGGCGGGTTCGCCAGGGAGAACATCGTGTCGGAGAGCGGCGAGAAGGCGCCCAATTTCGTGTACAAGGGCCGCCTGCGCAGCACCCGCCGCGCGATCGCCGTCAAGAAGTTCACCAAGATGGCGTGGCCCGACTCCAAGCAGTTCGCG GAGGAGGCCAGGGGAGTGGGGAAGCTGCGGCACCGGCGCCTGGCCAACCTGATCGGCTACTGCTGCGACGGGGACGAGCGCCTGCTCGTCGCGGAGTTCATGCCCAACGACACCCTCGCCAAGCACCTCTTCCACT GGGAAAACCAGACCATTGAATGGGCCATGCGTCTAAGAGTTTCATACCACATTGCTGAAGCGCTGGACTATTGCTGCAACGAGGGTAGACCTTTATATCATGACCTGAATGCATACAGGGTCCTTTTTGATAAG AATGGAGATCCTCGGCTTTCGTGCTTTGGTTTGATGAAGAACAGTAGAGATGGGAAAAGTTATAGCACAAACCTTGCTTACACACCTCCAGAATATTTGAGAAACG GAAGAGTCACGCCGGATAGTGTCATATTCAGCTTTGGTACTGTATTAATCGACCTTCTAAGTGGGAAACGCATACCTCCTTCACAT GCTCTTGATATGATTAGAGGCAACAACATCCAGTTATTGATGGATTCACATTTGGAGGGAAACTACTCAACACAAGAGGCAACGGCTCTGGTAGATCTTGCCTCTCAGTGTTTGCAGTATGAACCCAGGGACCGCCCTGATACCAAAAAGCTGGTTACTGTACTTGAACCCTTGGAAACTAAATCAGAG gcACCTTCCTACGAGATGCTTGGCATTCCAAAGCACGAGGAAGAAGCTGCTCCTCCACAACGCCCTCCTTCTGCCATGGCTGAAGCCTGTTCTAGGATGGACCTGACAGCTATCCAGCAGATTCTTGTTGCGACACATTACAGAGACGATGAAGGTACTAATGAG CTATCATTCCAAGAATGGACACAGCAAATGAGGGACATGTTGGATGCTAGGAAACGTGGGGATTTAGCTTTCCGTGACAAAGATTTTACTGCGGCCATAGAATGCTATACAAAG TTTGTTGATGTGGGGACAATGGTATCACCAACTGTATATGCTAGAAGGAGCTTGTGCCACCTCATGTGTGACCAACCTGATGCTGCCTTACGGGATGCAATGCAAGCGCAGTGCGTGTACCCTGACTGGCCAACTGCATTCTACATGCAAGCTGTTGCACTTTCAAAATTAAATATGCAGAGCGACGCTAAGGACATGTTGAAGGAAGCTTCAGAGCtagaagagaagaaacaaaataactCGAGGGGTCCTTGA